The genomic window GCGCTACCAGGTGCTCTGCCGCCGCCACTACCGCTCCGGCGAACTCGGCCCCCGCAGCTGAGGTCAGAACGGGTCCCCGCAGACCCGCCACTTTCCGTTCTCCTGGATCACGGGGAGTTTGCGCTCCTCGCTGGCCCCGCCGTCGCGGGTCACCCGCACCGCCACCGTGGCGCGCGGGCGGCCGCGCAGCGTGGAGATCGACACGTCGGTGATCTCGTAGCCACTGACCTGCGGCGGGGTGCGGACCCAGCTGCCGAAGCCGACCTCGCTCCACCGGCTGCGGGTGTCCTTGCACAGCCGCTCGTACGCCTGGTCGGTGTCCCCGGCGGACACCTCGTGGAAGAACCCGTCGGCGGTCTCCCGCACCGGGCCGTTGGCCTGCATCACCAGCTGCACATTCCACAGGGCCAGCCCCGCCACCCCGACTAGGCACAGGCCCACCCCGAGGCCGCCCAGCAGCAGGCCCGTGCGCACCGGCCGGCGTGGCCGGGCCGGCCTGCTCCATTCCTGCTTTCCGCCCATCACCTCGACGGTAGAGAACCGGCCGACCCGAGCGCAGGAACTCCGGCCCCTGTCGCCCGCGCCACCGCATCGTCTACCGTCGGCGCACACCCTCGAAGGAGCCACGGATGACCCGTTACGTGCAGCCGGTGCCCACCGCCGACGACCCGTACACCGGGGATCCGCTGCTGCGGTCCTGGCTGGAGCGGCAGCTCGGCCCGGCCGGGCACGCGGCCGCCAAGGGCCGGCTGGCCGACCTGGCCGCCGAGGTCGCCGGGCCGCTGCGCGCCGCGCACGCCGACGCCGAGGCGCAGCCGCCGACCCTGGTCCGCTATGACCCGTGGGGTGCCCGCGTCGACCGGATCGACACCTCCGCCGGCTGGCAGGCCCAGCGGGCCGCCGCCGCCCGGCACGCGGTCGTCGCGCTGCCCTACCTGGAGTCCGCGCGCGGCACCTGGGGGGCCGCCGCCCGGGTCGTCCAGCACGCCCTGCTGCACCTGTACGCCCCGGAGTCGGCCACCTTCTCCTGCCCGGTCGCGATGGCCGACGGCGCCGCCGCGCTGCTCAGCCTCCCCGAGGTCGACGTCGAGGTCCGCGACGCCTGGCTGCCCCGGCTGATCTCCACCGACCCGGACACCGCGATCGTCAGCGGCCAGTGGATGACCGAGTCGCAGGGCGGCTCCGACCTGTCCCGCTCCAGCACCCTCGGCCGGCCCGCCGCCGACGGCTCCTGGCGGCTGACCGGGGAGAAGTGGTTCTGCTCCGCCGCCGACGCGCCGATGGCGGTGGCCCTGGCCCGGCCGGATGGCGCGGGCCGGGGCAGCCGGGTGCTCACGCCGTTCCTGGTGCCCCGGTACGCCGCCGACTCGCCCCTGACCGGGGCGACCGTCGCGCCGGACGCTCCCGCCCCCGGGGTCACCGTGCGCCGGCTCAAGGACAAGCTCGGCACCCGGGCCCTGCCCACCGCCGAGATCGGGCTGCACGACGCGTACGCGCTGCCGCTGGGTGACCCGGCCGTGCCCGGGCTGGTGCGGGCGATGACCCTGGTCGTGGTGACCCGGGTGCACAACGCCTCCGCCGCCGCCTCCGGCATGCGCCGCGGCCTGGCCTACGCCCGGGCGTACGCGCAGGCGCGGCAGGTCGCCGGCGGCCGGCTCGCCGACTCGCCCCTGCACCGGGGCACCCTCGGCACCCTCGCGGTCGACGCGGCCGGCGCGTTCGTCCTGGCCGGGCACGCCTTCGCGCTGCTGGGCCGGGTGGAGGTGGGCGCCGACCCGGAGGCCGCCGCCGAGCTGCGGGTGGTGGCGCCGCTGGCCAAGCTGGCCACCGGCCGGCTCGCCGTCTCCTCCGCCAGCGAATACGTCGAGGCCTTCGGCGGCGCCGGGTACGTCGAGGACACCGGGGTGCCCCGGCTGCTGCGCGACGCCCAGGTGCTGCCGATCTGGGAGGGCACCACCAACGTGCTCGCCCTGGACGTGCTGCGCGCGGTGACCCGCGAGGACGCCGGTGGGCCGCTGCTGCGCCGGCTGACCGCCGCGGTCGACCTGGCCCGCCCGCTCTCCCCCGCGCTCGCCGACATCCTCGCAGCCGCCACCGACGAGCTGCGCGACGGTCTCGCCGAGGTCACCGCCGACCCGACCGGGGACGACGTGGTGGCTGGCGCGCGCGGGCTGGCGTTGCGGATGGCGTACGCGCTGACCACCGCGCTGCTGGTGGAGCACGCGGCGTGGGGCGACGAGCAGGCCGAGGCGGCCGCCCGGCTGTGGGCGCGGCGCTGGCTGCGGCACGAGGACATCGCCGCCGACGCGCACCGGCAGCTGGAACTGCTCTGCTGAAACCCGACTGACGTACCTGCCACAAGGTGTCAGGTACCGGCGGCAGACTGGCCTGCATGACAGTGACCGCCGACCTCGCCATGGTCAACCTCGACAGCTCGGACCCGGTCGCCCACGCCGGGTTCTACTCCCGCGTCCTGGGCTGGGAGATCACCCACAGCCAGACCGAATACGCCATGATCAGCAAGGACGGGGTCTCCGTCGGGTTCGGGCTGGTGCCCGGCTACACGCCGCCAGCCTGGCCCGACGAGACCGCCGGCAAGCGCTACCACCTCGACCTCTACGTCGACGACCTCACCGTGGCGGAGAAGGAGTTCGTGGCCGCCGGCGCGGCGAAGCCGGAGTTCCAGCCCGGCGGCGAGCGCTGGGTGGTGCTGATCGACCCGATCGGCCAGCCGTTCTGCATCTGCCCCCGCCCGCAGGGCTGAGCCACCACCGGCTCGTCGGGCGGGACCCGCCCGACGAGCCGGTGGCCGGCCCGTCAGCGGAAGGCGTCGACGCTGCCCAGCGCCCAGTCGGCGAAGGGGCGCGCCGGGCGACCGAGGACCCGCTCGACGTCGGGGCTCACCCGCTGCTCGGCCGGCGAGGGCATGCCCAGGATGCCGAGGGTGGCCTCGAC from Micromonospora kangleipakensis includes these protein-coding regions:
- a CDS encoding acyl-CoA dehydrogenase family protein — encoded protein: MTRYVQPVPTADDPYTGDPLLRSWLERQLGPAGHAAAKGRLADLAAEVAGPLRAAHADAEAQPPTLVRYDPWGARVDRIDTSAGWQAQRAAAARHAVVALPYLESARGTWGAAARVVQHALLHLYAPESATFSCPVAMADGAAALLSLPEVDVEVRDAWLPRLISTDPDTAIVSGQWMTESQGGSDLSRSSTLGRPAADGSWRLTGEKWFCSAADAPMAVALARPDGAGRGSRVLTPFLVPRYAADSPLTGATVAPDAPAPGVTVRRLKDKLGTRALPTAEIGLHDAYALPLGDPAVPGLVRAMTLVVVTRVHNASAAASGMRRGLAYARAYAQARQVAGGRLADSPLHRGTLGTLAVDAAGAFVLAGHAFALLGRVEVGADPEAAAELRVVAPLAKLATGRLAVSSASEYVEAFGGAGYVEDTGVPRLLRDAQVLPIWEGTTNVLALDVLRAVTREDAGGPLLRRLTAAVDLARPLSPALADILAAATDELRDGLAEVTADPTGDDVVAGARGLALRMAYALTTALLVEHAAWGDEQAEAAARLWARRWLRHEDIAADAHRQLELLC
- a CDS encoding VOC family protein, which produces MTVTADLAMVNLDSSDPVAHAGFYSRVLGWEITHSQTEYAMISKDGVSVGFGLVPGYTPPAWPDETAGKRYHLDLYVDDLTVAEKEFVAAGAAKPEFQPGGERWVVLIDPIGQPFCICPRPQG
- a CDS encoding DUF4878 domain-containing protein codes for the protein MGGKQEWSRPARPRRPVRTGLLLGGLGVGLCLVGVAGLALWNVQLVMQANGPVRETADGFFHEVSAGDTDQAYERLCKDTRSRWSEVGFGSWVRTPPQVSGYEITDVSISTLRGRPRATVAVRVTRDGGASEERKLPVIQENGKWRVCGDPF